A genomic region of Prosthecobacter algae contains the following coding sequences:
- a CDS encoding transglutaminase family protein has protein sequence MRPLFCLLLLAPVAFGAAPPAKSVEAIAAEAKRSVVKVLQSGREGMDGLGAGFVVSEDGLIATNMHVIGEARRLEVEMANGDKHEVVEVTATDAHWDLALLRIAKKGLKPLALADSDTIKQGQPIVAMGNPQGLAFSVVDGVVSEFPDLINEIPMIRLALPIEKGNSGGPLLDRQGRVLGILTMKSAVTENLGFAMPVNELKRLIEKPNPVPMARWLTIGVLNPKLWTPLLGARWTQHAGIIKAATPGTGFGGRSLCLWAPEQPGDTFEVAVNVKLEDESGAAGLVFCSDGGDAHYGFYPSAGKLRLTRFEGPDVYSWTILADIPSEAYRSGEWNHLRVRVEPDQITCWVNDQKVMVQQDSGLRGGYVGLCKFRNTAAEFRGFRVGTDLTEKPVPEAVAATIETALETFAQSTGSKKTILAQLLDQPDASRRLLVEKRRQLEQEAAALGELEKDLHRRTITRELVAELSRPEEEIDLIRATLLLARHDNPEVDVSQYLQSFSRMVDDLKQDPAILQGTLPAVKRLNRYLFEEGGFHGSRHDYGSKSNSYMNELLDDREGLPITLSVLYIELASRLGVKGVAGIPLPGKFMVGYREGPEGELQLLDVFERGKSLSVTQAALELTERGEFAEDSLEPSTKRDIILRMLNNLLSSTLDDATAIKETMPYLDLSIALDPDAAVQRINRARMKERLGLKKEAAEDVRWLTEHFPEDGPGEVRGQLQEWLDSLE, from the coding sequence ATGCGCCCGCTTTTCTGCCTCTTACTTTTGGCCCCTGTTGCCTTTGGGGCAGCTCCCCCTGCGAAATCGGTGGAGGCCATCGCGGCGGAGGCCAAGCGATCCGTCGTCAAGGTCCTGCAATCGGGCCGGGAGGGCATGGATGGCCTGGGCGCAGGCTTTGTGGTGAGTGAGGACGGCCTCATCGCCACGAATATGCACGTCATCGGCGAAGCGCGTCGGCTGGAGGTGGAAATGGCCAATGGGGACAAGCACGAGGTGGTGGAGGTGACCGCCACGGATGCCCACTGGGATCTGGCCCTGCTGCGCATCGCTAAAAAGGGCCTGAAACCGCTGGCCCTGGCAGACAGTGACACCATCAAGCAAGGCCAGCCCATCGTGGCCATGGGAAATCCCCAGGGCCTCGCCTTCAGCGTGGTGGATGGTGTGGTCTCCGAGTTTCCCGACCTCATCAATGAGATCCCCATGATCCGCCTGGCCCTGCCCATCGAAAAGGGCAACAGCGGAGGGCCCCTGCTGGACCGCCAAGGCCGCGTGCTGGGTATCCTAACCATGAAATCTGCCGTCACGGAGAACCTCGGTTTCGCCATGCCAGTAAATGAGCTGAAGCGTCTCATCGAAAAACCGAACCCGGTGCCCATGGCCCGCTGGCTGACCATCGGCGTGCTGAACCCGAAGCTCTGGACCCCTTTGTTAGGCGCACGCTGGACTCAGCACGCGGGCATCATCAAGGCCGCCACCCCTGGCACCGGATTTGGTGGCCGCTCCCTATGTCTCTGGGCACCTGAGCAGCCGGGCGATACCTTTGAGGTGGCCGTGAATGTGAAGTTGGAGGATGAATCCGGCGCTGCCGGGCTGGTCTTTTGCTCCGACGGGGGAGATGCGCATTACGGCTTTTATCCCTCGGCAGGGAAGCTCCGCCTCACCCGGTTTGAGGGGCCGGACGTGTACTCTTGGACCATCCTGGCCGACATTCCTTCGGAGGCTTACCGCTCCGGCGAATGGAATCATCTTCGTGTGCGGGTGGAGCCGGATCAGATCACCTGCTGGGTCAATGACCAGAAAGTCATGGTGCAGCAGGATTCCGGCTTGCGTGGTGGCTATGTTGGCCTCTGCAAATTCCGCAACACCGCTGCTGAATTTCGCGGCTTCCGCGTCGGCACAGACCTGACGGAAAAGCCCGTGCCGGAGGCCGTGGCGGCTACGATCGAAACCGCGCTGGAGACCTTTGCCCAAAGTACAGGCTCCAAGAAAACCATCCTGGCCCAGCTCCTCGACCAACCCGATGCCAGCCGACGTCTGCTGGTGGAAAAGCGCCGTCAACTGGAGCAGGAAGCCGCCGCCCTGGGTGAGCTGGAAAAGGACCTCCACCGCCGGACCATCACCCGGGAGTTGGTCGCCGAACTCTCGCGCCCCGAGGAGGAGATCGACCTCATCCGCGCCACGCTGCTGCTGGCCCGGCATGACAATCCAGAAGTGGATGTGAGCCAGTACCTGCAGAGCTTTTCACGGATGGTGGACGACCTGAAACAGGATCCCGCCATCCTTCAGGGCACCCTGCCTGCCGTGAAGCGGCTGAACCGTTACTTATTTGAAGAAGGCGGCTTTCACGGCAGCCGTCATGACTACGGCAGCAAGTCCAACAGCTACATGAACGAGCTGCTGGATGACCGCGAGGGCCTGCCGATCACCCTCTCCGTCCTCTACATTGAGCTGGCTTCCCGCCTCGGCGTGAAAGGTGTGGCTGGCATCCCGCTGCCAGGCAAGTTCATGGTCGGCTACCGCGAAGGCCCCGAGGGGGAACTACAACTGCTGGACGTGTTCGAGCGCGGCAAATCCCTCTCCGTCACCCAGGCAGCCCTGGAACTCACGGAGCGAGGTGAATTTGCCGAAGACTCGCTGGAGCCCTCCACCAAGCGCGACATCATCCTCCGCATGCTGAACAACCTCCTCAGCAGCACCCTAGACGATGCCACCGCCATCAAGGAAACCATGCCCTATCTAGACCTTTCCATCGCCCTGGACCCTGACGCCGCCGTGCAGCGCATCAACCGTGCCCGCATGAAGGAACGCCTGGGGCTGAAAAAAGAGGCTGCCGAGGACGTCCGCTGGCTAACCGAACATTTCCCCGAAGACGGTCCGGGCGAGGTGCGCGGCCAGCTCCAGGAATGGCTGGATTCCCTGGAATGA
- a CDS encoding AraC family transcriptional regulator, producing MSLLYPTFESRWLGASSQHGGDHWLQALRPGAVMLLLLLQGTVRVDWTLSSHREIAGNSLIWINTAAAMPAGLRLLGSGSHEALALHFPVDWVNSSLASLRQEMSADFRTLLLGPHPATPLITRPLEAEDRSWSRSLMAPTLCAAARHLLEGSRMSEFFFRKVLTESRGDEFFCTRTRRLALERVAKVRTALLANLECPPTLEEMARLCGCNPQYLSRTFSESAGTTISLYLRRLRIERAAEMLAQGQANASEAALEVGYRSLSHFSQAFRAEKGFTPSEWVRRPPVERRPLPANAR from the coding sequence GTGTCCCTGCTTTATCCCACTTTCGAAAGCCGCTGGCTGGGGGCCAGTTCCCAGCATGGCGGAGACCATTGGCTCCAGGCCCTGCGGCCGGGTGCGGTGATGCTGTTGCTGCTTCTTCAGGGAACAGTGAGGGTGGATTGGACGCTTTCGAGTCACCGGGAAATCGCCGGGAACAGTCTCATTTGGATCAATACGGCGGCAGCGATGCCTGCGGGATTGAGACTACTGGGAAGCGGCAGCCATGAAGCTCTGGCTCTGCACTTCCCGGTGGACTGGGTGAATAGCAGCCTTGCTAGCCTGCGGCAGGAGATGTCGGCCGATTTCCGTACTCTCCTTCTGGGGCCTCATCCTGCCACCCCTCTCATCACCCGCCCTCTCGAGGCAGAGGACCGTTCTTGGAGCCGCAGTCTCATGGCCCCCACTCTTTGCGCCGCAGCCCGCCACTTGCTGGAAGGCAGCCGCATGAGCGAATTCTTCTTCCGCAAAGTGCTCACAGAATCCCGTGGGGATGAGTTCTTCTGCACCCGCACCCGGCGGCTGGCGCTGGAGCGTGTGGCCAAAGTGCGCACTGCCTTGCTGGCGAATTTGGAGTGCCCTCCGACGTTGGAGGAAATGGCCCGGCTGTGCGGTTGCAACCCACAGTACCTTTCCCGCACCTTTTCAGAGAGCGCCGGCACCACCATCAGCCTGTATCTGCGCCGACTGCGCATCGAACGCGCGGCCGAGATGCTTGCGCAGGGACAGGCCAATGCCAGCGAAGCAGCTTTGGAGGTGGGTTACCGTAGCCTCAGCCATTTCAGTCAGGCTTTCCGGGCCGAAAAAGGCTTCACCCCCAGCGAATGGGTTCGCCGTCCCCCGGTCGAACGCAGGCCGCTCCCGGCAAATGCCCGATAA
- a CDS encoding M81 family metallopeptidase, whose translation MSRPPRILLAGLFHETHTFLEGTTSLADFTLRRGDEVLALKGDASPFGGVLDLAVDFGWEILPMVDYRAQPSAMVEDLVIEAFWADFEEHATPHLTAGVDGIFLVLHGAMVSQSHDDVEGELLQRLRALPGAGHVPIFGVFDLHANFTPRMAALSDCLVAYRENPHTDAREAACDAAHLLQRCLTTGEQPTQQFAHPPLMWPPTGTGTASEPMLSLEAMAREMEKEPGIWSVNVVAGFSFADTPDTGASFVIASTIDASAHLQKLCDAAWSHRSLGNATEPPISEIIGGLTTPPEGLTVVVEPSDNIGGGAPGDGTGLMRAFIHWRVPNSAVCIADAEAVATAAKYRSGDRVMLSIGGKGSRLDPGPVQIEVEVISHSDGKFTLEDAHSHLASMSGGHFDMGPCAVVRHKDLTILLTSIKTPPFDLGQWRSQGLEPKDFSVIGVKAAVAHRRAYDPIAARMLWVDTTGPCSSHLAALPFQKVTRPIYPLDEMA comes from the coding sequence ATGAGCCGCCCTCCCCGCATCCTGCTCGCCGGACTGTTCCACGAGACTCACACCTTCCTCGAAGGCACCACTTCCCTGGCAGACTTCACGCTGCGCCGGGGGGATGAAGTGCTGGCACTGAAAGGCGATGCATCGCCCTTCGGCGGAGTGCTGGATCTGGCGGTCGACTTTGGCTGGGAGATCCTGCCGATGGTGGATTACCGCGCCCAGCCGAGCGCCATGGTGGAAGACCTAGTGATCGAAGCCTTCTGGGCTGATTTTGAAGAACACGCGACCCCGCATCTCACCGCCGGAGTAGATGGCATTTTCCTGGTCCTCCACGGAGCCATGGTCTCGCAGTCCCATGACGATGTGGAGGGAGAACTCCTGCAACGTCTGCGCGCCCTGCCCGGGGCAGGCCATGTACCCATCTTCGGTGTTTTTGATCTTCATGCGAACTTCACCCCGCGCATGGCCGCCCTTTCAGATTGTCTGGTGGCTTATCGTGAAAACCCGCACACCGATGCCCGCGAGGCCGCCTGCGATGCAGCCCACCTTTTGCAACGCTGCCTAACCACAGGTGAACAGCCGACGCAGCAGTTCGCACATCCTCCGCTCATGTGGCCGCCGACGGGCACGGGCACCGCCAGCGAGCCCATGCTAAGCCTGGAAGCCATGGCACGGGAAATGGAGAAGGAACCGGGCATCTGGTCCGTCAACGTGGTGGCAGGCTTTTCTTTTGCCGACACGCCGGACACCGGGGCCAGCTTCGTCATTGCCAGTACGATCGATGCCAGCGCCCATCTTCAAAAGCTGTGTGACGCCGCGTGGTCTCACCGCAGCCTTGGCAATGCGACGGAACCACCCATCAGTGAAATCATCGGCGGCCTCACCACGCCTCCCGAAGGACTGACCGTGGTGGTGGAGCCTTCCGACAACATCGGCGGCGGCGCACCTGGCGATGGCACAGGCCTGATGCGTGCCTTTATCCACTGGCGTGTGCCCAACAGCGCGGTGTGCATCGCCGATGCCGAGGCCGTAGCCACCGCAGCAAAGTATCGCAGTGGCGACCGCGTCATGCTTTCAATCGGGGGCAAAGGCAGCCGTCTGGATCCAGGCCCCGTCCAGATCGAAGTCGAGGTGATCTCGCACAGCGACGGCAAATTCACCCTCGAAGATGCCCATAGTCATTTAGCCTCGATGAGTGGCGGTCATTTTGACATGGGGCCCTGCGCTGTCGTGCGACACAAGGATCTCACGATTTTGCTCACCAGTATCAAGACCCCGCCCTTTGACCTTGGCCAATGGCGCAGCCAGGGGCTGGAGCCAAAAGACTTCTCCGTCATCGGCGTGAAAGCCGCAGTGGCCCATCGCCGGGCGTACGATCCCATCGCCGCCCGGATGCTTTGGGTGGATACCACGGGGCCCTGCAGCAGCCACCTTGCCGCCCTGCCTTTTCAAAAGGTCACCCGGCCTATCTATCCGCTGGATGAAATGGCCTAA
- a CDS encoding aspartate aminotransferase family protein: MSYTFPRSTDLFARAQKSVAGGINSGIRKMEAPVPLYFDHGQGSRLWDVDGNEYIDFQTGQGALLYGHAPAGMAEAIGAQAKKGTHWAAQCELEIEVAERLQKMIPGAERVRFNNSATEVVLAAFRLARAHTGRKLILKFEGHYHGWADEGLVGFAPPPDKWGTEDEPTRLHPSQGVIPEVLDQFVVARWNDPEHLRRRVDQYRGQIAAIVFEPVLCNTSCMEPVQGLLQTIRELCDRDGMMMIADETITGFRFGAGCAQTHYGVVPDLTILGKAIGGGVPFAAMVGKEASFAKILSGEVVHAGTLNANPLCLAAAKWCLDQVIELGDAHPHQLIGLGQKMMAGLRTLADEHSIPLRPQGPGLVFHTTLLKPGAAEGPVTSYRDYVQRHDAPRWAHLRRCLLENGVRAIERGLWFLSLAHSENDVDEGLQRASKAFARHAAEWKA; this comes from the coding sequence ATGTCGTACACCTTCCCTCGATCCACCGATCTCTTTGCCCGCGCCCAAAAAAGCGTCGCTGGCGGCATCAACAGTGGCATTCGGAAAATGGAGGCGCCCGTTCCCCTCTATTTTGATCATGGTCAGGGCAGCCGACTTTGGGATGTCGATGGAAATGAGTACATTGATTTTCAAACGGGCCAGGGAGCCCTTCTCTACGGCCACGCCCCCGCCGGCATGGCCGAGGCCATCGGCGCACAAGCCAAAAAAGGCACCCACTGGGCAGCCCAATGTGAACTGGAAATCGAGGTGGCCGAACGGCTGCAAAAAATGATCCCAGGCGCTGAACGCGTGCGCTTCAACAACTCCGCCACCGAAGTGGTGCTGGCAGCCTTCCGTCTCGCCCGCGCCCACACAGGCAGAAAGCTGATCCTCAAATTCGAAGGCCACTATCATGGGTGGGCCGATGAAGGGCTGGTGGGCTTTGCCCCGCCGCCCGACAAATGGGGCACCGAAGACGAACCCACCCGCCTGCACCCCAGCCAGGGAGTGATCCCCGAAGTGCTCGACCAATTTGTCGTCGCACGCTGGAATGATCCGGAGCATCTGCGCCGCCGGGTGGACCAGTATCGCGGCCAAATCGCCGCCATCGTTTTTGAGCCAGTGCTGTGCAACACCAGTTGCATGGAGCCTGTCCAGGGGCTGCTGCAAACCATCCGCGAGCTGTGCGACCGCGACGGCATGATGATGATTGCCGATGAAACCATCACCGGATTCCGCTTTGGCGCGGGCTGTGCCCAGACACATTACGGAGTGGTGCCGGACCTGACCATCCTGGGCAAGGCCATCGGTGGAGGTGTGCCCTTTGCTGCCATGGTGGGCAAGGAAGCCTCCTTTGCAAAAATCCTCAGTGGTGAAGTCGTGCATGCAGGCACTCTCAATGCCAATCCTCTCTGCCTAGCGGCGGCCAAGTGGTGCCTCGACCAAGTCATCGAACTCGGCGACGCCCATCCGCATCAGCTCATCGGACTCGGACAAAAGATGATGGCAGGTCTGCGCACCCTAGCCGATGAGCACAGCATTCCTCTGCGTCCGCAAGGGCCAGGACTTGTCTTCCACACCACCCTGCTCAAGCCCGGTGCCGCAGAAGGCCCTGTCACCAGCTATCGCGACTATGTGCAGCGTCACGATGCGCCGCGCTGGGCCCATTTGCGACGTTGTTTGTTAGAAAACGGTGTTCGCGCCATCGAGCGCGGACTGTGGTTCCTCAGCCTCGCCCACTCGGAAAACGATGTGGACGAAGGCCTGCAGCGGGCGTCAAAAGCCTTTGCCCGCCATGCAGCCGAATGGAAAGCGTGA
- a CDS encoding AAA family ATPase has product MRTKLQSLVQGISQIILGKEDVIRLAVTCLLARGHLLFEDQPGVGKTLLSQALAQALGLQFRRVQFTSDLLPADILGASIYDREAGSFVFHPGPVFTQVLLADEINRATPKTQSALLEAMEEGRVTSDGITHALPQPFFVIATQNPSSQIGTFMLPESQLDRFLMRLALGVPDRVAERTILQGQDRREMLKSMPEILPWGEMQQMQVLVRQVHVSAPLLDYVQDILSASRAQGRGLSPRGGLALLNAARAWALQQGRTMVLPEDVQDVGAAVMAHRLEGDGETALRLLEETPIP; this is encoded by the coding sequence ATCCGAACGAAACTGCAAAGCCTCGTCCAGGGCATTTCTCAGATCATTCTCGGCAAGGAGGATGTCATCCGCTTGGCGGTGACCTGCCTTTTGGCCCGGGGGCATCTGTTGTTTGAAGATCAGCCCGGTGTGGGTAAAACGCTGCTCTCCCAGGCCCTGGCCCAGGCTCTAGGGTTGCAATTCCGCCGCGTGCAGTTCACCAGCGATCTGTTGCCTGCGGATATTTTGGGCGCTTCGATTTATGATCGGGAAGCGGGCAGCTTTGTTTTCCATCCCGGTCCCGTTTTCACCCAAGTGCTTCTGGCGGACGAGATCAACCGGGCCACGCCCAAAACCCAGTCGGCATTGCTTGAGGCGATGGAGGAAGGACGTGTGACCTCGGACGGCATCACCCATGCGCTGCCGCAGCCCTTTTTTGTCATTGCCACTCAGAACCCGTCCTCCCAGATCGGCACCTTCATGCTGCCCGAGTCGCAGTTGGACCGCTTTCTCATGCGCCTGGCCCTGGGCGTCCCCGACCGCGTTGCAGAGCGCACCATCCTACAAGGGCAAGACCGGCGGGAAATGCTGAAGTCCATGCCAGAGATCCTGCCCTGGGGGGAGATGCAGCAAATGCAGGTACTGGTGCGCCAAGTGCATGTGTCTGCCCCACTTTTGGACTACGTCCAGGACATCCTTTCCGCCAGTCGTGCCCAGGGAAGGGGGCTGTCCCCGCGCGGTGGTCTGGCCCTGCTGAATGCAGCCCGTGCCTGGGCCCTGCAACAGGGCCGGACCATGGTGCTGCCAGAGGATGTACAAGATGTGGGAGCTGCCGTGATGGCGCACCGGCTGGAAGGTGATGGCGAGACGGCCCTGCGTCTGCTGGAGGAAACCCCGATTCCCTGA
- a CDS encoding transglutaminaseTgpA domain-containing protein — MSQTGRMHAESPASGWLGRVFSWRPWARNSAARVRAAGTRIRLNLHTVAWFGLCCVMGYAGAVQSNGAAYLLAFLTGALGVMSYVYARANLRGLEVRVGASPVHQTGLGDVLPVELRAASGMTPCGIEVLIIGAAKSTFVDQIPSGQSVRLQLRLPAGNAPVKLLLRSAFPLGLLRAQRVVNVELTRHAVPPASGNLPLPPSHIQMTGAEGRSGARSLPSREGDDFAGLREWQPGDSPKHIDWRAVARGRPLLVKSWARGVSETVPMDWENLPLPADERAGQIVRWIQMCEQQGLSYSLKLPGQEIASGQGESHARLCLAALAELHAGGMTATETTKPVKVPASHEHRAGVPRGPLALLSIVLFLTALPLQDLVALPVLVMLFLSLSYRSLIAQPVRYRWLPLSVIVLGLAGVYASQGDLMTMEAGIAVLIVLTGGKMLESRTPHDFQVIAIIGWFLCLCGLLADQSITRSVLMFVSYVMITGCMVRFRRGVPGVWAPARLTGRLILQAMPLVLLLFVAFPRVSLDYLVRLGSGRTAVTGVPSSLDPGKVLQVARSTETAFRVEFPDGNMPANNQRYWRCVVLWDCQGLSWSRGLPMSYAPSAGRPQPGDIRQTITLEPHGQYWLPGLDCPLRGSDGRSLYQLSSERLLQSHDTVRKMRQIEVLSRPQMVWEPLPEYQRKAALQVPSSLPASLQKLAQKWRSGAANDMEVVQTGLEYLRTQGFEYTLEPGSYLGAGALEEFFLNRRVGFCEHFSASFATLMRAAGVPSRVVMGYLGGEMSMTGTHMIVRQSDAHSWTEVWLEGSGWTRVDPTAALAPGRLDLGLQNFLGGEEALERQRNSFLWRSMEQVRLLWEHMNYQWYKMVINFDGESQFGWLSWLGLSGLKQMYLFIICVFLVILVAGLLAAWLRRPARDLDPWQQTWRLFCRHLESLGLPARRANEGPLAYAERLRAKKPEVVELAQQYATARYGAAGNSVKAFEKAWRTLR, encoded by the coding sequence ATGAGCCAGACTGGCCGCATGCACGCTGAGTCCCCGGCCTCCGGGTGGCTGGGGCGTGTCTTTTCCTGGCGGCCCTGGGCGCGGAATTCAGCCGCCCGTGTGCGGGCTGCGGGGACGCGCATCCGGCTGAATCTGCACACAGTGGCCTGGTTTGGCCTCTGCTGCGTCATGGGTTATGCGGGGGCCGTTCAATCGAATGGTGCGGCCTATCTGCTGGCCTTTTTGACGGGAGCGCTGGGCGTGATGAGCTATGTCTATGCCCGCGCGAACTTGCGCGGGCTGGAAGTACGGGTTGGCGCCTCGCCGGTGCACCAAACTGGGCTGGGGGATGTGCTGCCGGTGGAATTGCGGGCAGCCTCCGGGATGACCCCTTGTGGCATCGAGGTCCTGATCATTGGGGCGGCAAAAAGCACTTTTGTGGACCAGATCCCCAGTGGGCAGTCCGTGCGTTTGCAGCTTCGCCTTCCGGCGGGCAATGCCCCCGTGAAGCTGCTGCTGCGCAGTGCCTTTCCTCTCGGGCTCCTGCGGGCGCAGCGGGTGGTGAACGTGGAACTGACCCGGCATGCGGTGCCTCCTGCTTCTGGAAATCTCCCTCTTCCACCTTCACACATTCAGATGACTGGAGCCGAAGGTCGCAGCGGAGCCAGATCGCTGCCCAGCCGTGAGGGGGATGACTTTGCCGGATTGCGCGAGTGGCAGCCGGGAGATTCCCCCAAGCACATCGACTGGCGGGCTGTGGCGCGTGGTCGGCCGCTGCTGGTAAAAAGCTGGGCACGGGGAGTGAGTGAGACTGTTCCGATGGATTGGGAAAACCTACCGCTGCCCGCAGATGAACGGGCCGGGCAGATCGTTCGCTGGATCCAGATGTGCGAGCAGCAGGGCCTTTCCTATTCGCTCAAGTTGCCGGGGCAGGAAATCGCCTCTGGCCAGGGGGAATCTCATGCCCGCCTCTGTCTGGCGGCCCTCGCGGAACTGCATGCCGGCGGGATGACGGCGACGGAGACGACGAAGCCGGTCAAAGTGCCTGCCAGTCATGAGCACCGGGCGGGTGTGCCGCGGGGCCCGTTGGCGCTGCTGAGCATCGTGCTGTTTCTCACGGCGTTGCCTTTGCAGGATCTGGTGGCCCTGCCTGTCCTGGTGATGCTGTTTTTAAGCTTGTCCTACCGCAGCCTCATCGCCCAGCCCGTGCGATACCGCTGGCTGCCGCTTTCGGTTATCGTCTTGGGATTGGCCGGGGTTTATGCCAGCCAGGGAGACCTTATGACGATGGAGGCGGGCATTGCGGTGCTGATTGTTCTGACGGGCGGGAAGATGCTGGAATCTCGCACCCCGCATGATTTTCAGGTCATTGCCATCATCGGCTGGTTTTTATGCCTGTGCGGCCTGTTGGCGGACCAGAGCATCACTCGGTCGGTGCTGATGTTCGTCTCCTACGTGATGATTACTGGCTGCATGGTGCGTTTCCGTCGCGGCGTCCCAGGTGTATGGGCACCTGCACGGCTGACAGGAAGGCTGATCTTGCAGGCCATGCCGTTGGTGCTGCTGCTCTTTGTCGCTTTCCCCCGGGTAAGTCTGGATTATCTGGTGCGCCTGGGGTCTGGTCGCACGGCAGTGACAGGCGTGCCTTCGTCACTGGATCCAGGCAAGGTGCTGCAGGTGGCGCGCAGCACGGAAACGGCCTTCCGCGTGGAGTTCCCAGACGGCAATATGCCGGCCAATAACCAGCGTTATTGGCGCTGCGTGGTGCTTTGGGATTGCCAGGGACTGAGCTGGTCACGCGGTTTGCCGATGAGTTATGCCCCTTCGGCTGGGAGGCCGCAGCCCGGCGACATCCGCCAGACCATCACTCTGGAACCCCACGGCCAATACTGGCTGCCAGGCCTCGACTGCCCGCTGCGCGGGAGCGATGGCCGGAGCCTGTATCAACTTTCCTCGGAGCGGCTGCTCCAGTCTCACGACACGGTGAGGAAAATGCGTCAAATTGAGGTATTGTCCCGCCCTCAAATGGTCTGGGAGCCTTTGCCAGAATATCAGCGCAAGGCCGCCCTACAGGTTCCCTCCTCACTGCCTGCCAGCCTTCAGAAACTGGCCCAAAAATGGCGCTCAGGGGCTGCAAATGACATGGAGGTGGTGCAGACCGGGCTCGAGTATCTGCGCACCCAGGGTTTTGAGTACACGCTGGAGCCGGGGTCCTACCTTGGGGCCGGGGCTCTGGAGGAGTTTTTCCTGAATCGCCGGGTGGGGTTTTGCGAGCACTTCAGTGCCTCGTTTGCCACCTTGATGCGTGCGGCCGGGGTGCCCTCGCGAGTGGTCATGGGTTATCTCGGTGGTGAAATGTCGATGACGGGCACTCACATGATCGTGCGCCAGTCCGATGCGCACTCTTGGACCGAAGTTTGGTTGGAAGGGAGTGGCTGGACACGGGTGGATCCCACAGCTGCCCTGGCCCCAGGGCGTCTGGATCTGGGCCTGCAAAACTTCCTAGGCGGGGAAGAGGCGCTGGAGCGGCAGCGCAACAGCTTCCTGTGGCGGTCCATGGAGCAGGTCCGGCTGCTCTGGGAGCATATGAACTATCAATGGTACAAAATGGTCATCAATTTTGATGGGGAATCGCAGTTTGGCTGGCTGAGCTGGCTCGGGCTCAGCGGGCTGAAGCAAATGTATCTTTTCATCATTTGTGTGTTCCTGGTCATCCTGGTCGCCGGACTTCTGGCGGCCTGGCTGCGCCGGCCCGCCCGGGATCTGGATCCCTGGCAGCAGACTTGGCGTCTTTTTTGTCGACACCTGGAAAGTCTGGGCCTGCCAGCGCGGCGCGCCAATGAAGGCCCGCTGGCCTATGCGGAGCGTCTCCGTGCCAAAAAGCCTGAGGTAGTGGAGCTGGCCCAGCAATATGCGACGGCACGCTATGGGGCGGCTGGAAATTCGGTCAAGGCCTTTGAAAAAGCCTGGCGGACTCTTCGCTGA